A genomic window from Martelella lutilitoris includes:
- the modA gene encoding molybdate ABC transporter substrate-binding protein: MKKKPLFIALLVIASAFAATRPASAETVNVAVAANFTAAAEEIAALFAAETGHEAVLSFGSTGRLYAQILHGAPFSVLLAADQERPRLAVEAGLALADSRFTYALGALVLFSAEEDLFDDGSILQRPADFNRLAIANPASAPYGAAAVETLEALKLYDRLKDRIVQGENITQAFQFVATGNADIGFVALSQVAGREGGSRWRVPQDLYKPIAQDAVLLNSGADNPAAVSFMAFLKSDAAHKIVQNHGYQIAP, from the coding sequence ATGAAAAAAAAGCCCCTGTTCATCGCCCTCCTCGTCATCGCCTCGGCCTTTGCCGCAACGCGTCCCGCCTCCGCCGAGACGGTCAATGTCGCCGTAGCCGCCAATTTCACGGCGGCGGCCGAGGAGATTGCCGCCCTCTTTGCCGCGGAGACCGGGCATGAGGCGGTTCTCAGCTTCGGCTCAACCGGCAGGCTCTACGCCCAGATCCTGCACGGCGCGCCGTTTTCCGTCCTTCTCGCCGCCGACCAGGAGCGACCGCGCCTTGCCGTCGAGGCCGGGCTTGCGCTTGCCGACAGCCGCTTCACATATGCGCTGGGCGCGCTGGTGCTCTTCAGCGCCGAGGAAGACCTCTTCGATGACGGCAGCATTCTGCAACGGCCCGCCGATTTCAACCGGCTCGCCATCGCCAATCCGGCCTCCGCGCCCTATGGCGCTGCCGCCGTTGAAACGCTTGAAGCCCTGAAGCTCTACGACAGGCTGAAGGACCGGATCGTGCAGGGTGAAAACATCACCCAGGCCTTCCAGTTCGTGGCAACCGGCAACGCCGATATCGGCTTCGTCGCTCTCTCCCAGGTTGCCGGACGTGAAGGCGGATCGCGCTGGCGCGTGCCGCAGGATCTCTACAAACCGATCGCCCAGGATGCCGTGCTTCTGAACTCCGGCGCGGACAATCCGGCGGCGGTTTCGTTCATGGCGTTTCTGAAAAGCGACGCCGCACACAAAATAGTCCAGAACCACGGCTACCAGATCGCCCCGTGA
- a CDS encoding ABC transporter substrate-binding protein, which yields MKRVTTLLATVSVLAASQASAVAAEITINSFGGAYEEAHRKCVIEPFTAETGADVKIVTAYSADAFAQLRAQKDAPQFDVIHFSGGQEIVGAEEGLLAPIDPSKLSNAADLYPFAGANMEKGEGPAYQIAAIGLLYNSDELAEAPANWADLMKPEMAEGLVLTDISNTYGLFGFLMLNQVAGGDLENIQPGLDAVKTMLDNGAYVVSKSPEIQQSFAQGGAFVAPYASDYAFTLRKAGLPVKFQQGAEGTPASYITANLVAGRDNEDLALKFIDVELSPEAQACFAEALRYTPTNAKTELPAEVAADVAYGEEGVKSLLRFDPEVIEASRADWVVEWNKAIAQ from the coding sequence ATGAAACGCGTAACCACACTGCTGGCGACTGTGTCAGTTCTCGCCGCCTCGCAGGCTTCTGCCGTCGCGGCGGAAATCACCATCAACTCCTTTGGCGGCGCCTATGAAGAGGCCCACCGCAAATGCGTCATCGAGCCGTTCACGGCAGAGACCGGCGCGGATGTGAAGATCGTCACCGCCTATTCGGCGGACGCCTTCGCCCAGCTGCGTGCCCAGAAGGACGCGCCGCAGTTCGATGTCATCCATTTTTCCGGCGGTCAGGAGATCGTCGGCGCCGAGGAGGGCCTGCTCGCGCCGATCGATCCCTCGAAACTCTCGAATGCCGCCGACCTCTACCCCTTCGCCGGCGCCAACATGGAAAAGGGCGAGGGCCCGGCCTACCAGATCGCGGCCATCGGCCTGCTGTACAACAGCGACGAGCTTGCCGAAGCGCCGGCAAATTGGGCCGACCTGATGAAGCCGGAAATGGCGGAAGGCCTGGTGCTGACCGACATCTCCAACACCTACGGCCTGTTCGGCTTCCTGATGCTGAACCAGGTCGCCGGCGGTGACCTCGAAAACATCCAGCCGGGCCTCGACGCGGTGAAAACCATGCTCGACAACGGCGCCTATGTCGTTTCCAAGTCGCCGGAAATCCAGCAGTCCTTCGCGCAGGGTGGAGCTTTCGTTGCGCCTTATGCCTCCGACTATGCCTTTACGCTGAGAAAGGCTGGTCTGCCGGTCAAGTTCCAGCAGGGCGCGGAAGGCACGCCGGCAAGCTACATCACCGCCAATCTGGTGGCCGGCCGCGACAATGAAGACCTGGCGCTGAAGTTCATCGATGTCGAGCTTTCGCCCGAAGCCCAGGCCTGCTTCGCCGAGGCGCTGCGCTATACGCCGACCAATGCCAAGACCGAACTGCCGGCAGAGGTTGCCGCCGATGTCGCCTATGGCGAGGAAGGCGTGAAGAGCCTGCTGCGCTTCGACCCGGAAGTGATCGAGGCAAGCCGCGCCGACTGGGTCGTCGAGTGGAACAAGGCCATCGCCCAATAA
- the modC gene encoding molybdenum ABC transporter ATP-binding protein, with the protein MSDVMLEARFAGTLGAFSLDAAFDFPQNGVTALFGPSGCGKTTLLRCFAGLEHLKDGTFSIDGEVWQDGRRFRPAHRRAVGYVFQHANLFQHLTVRNNLRFAMKRARGESAGRFDELTSLLGLEDLLERTPGRLSGGERQRVGIARALLSAPRLLLMDEPMSALDLQARQDIFPYLENLRHTLSIPVLYVTHAPEEVARFTDHLVVLREGRVIGAGPTPETLARLDLPIAHERRAGIAVDATIADIDLKWHLALAKFDGGALWVSDTGKAVGECVRLMIHARDVSIALVENPKVSIVNRVPATIRQISRSEDPSVHVITLAIGNTIIMARVTARSSYLLDLKPEMKVFAQIKSVAVIS; encoded by the coding sequence ATGAGTGATGTCATGCTGGAGGCCCGTTTCGCCGGAACGCTCGGCGCATTTTCGCTGGATGCGGCGTTCGACTTTCCGCAAAACGGGGTGACAGCGCTTTTCGGTCCCTCGGGCTGCGGCAAGACGACGCTTCTGCGGTGCTTTGCCGGCCTTGAACACCTCAAGGACGGCACATTCTCGATCGACGGCGAGGTCTGGCAGGACGGAAGACGCTTCCGGCCCGCACACCGGCGCGCCGTCGGCTACGTCTTCCAGCATGCCAATCTTTTCCAGCATCTGACGGTAAGGAACAATCTGCGTTTCGCCATGAAACGGGCCAGAGGCGAAAGCGCCGGCCGTTTCGACGAACTGACATCCCTTCTCGGCCTCGAAGACCTTCTCGAACGCACACCGGGCCGGCTTTCCGGCGGCGAGCGCCAGCGCGTCGGCATTGCCCGGGCGCTGCTGTCCGCCCCGCGCCTGCTTTTGATGGACGAACCGATGTCTGCGCTCGACCTGCAGGCCCGCCAGGACATTTTCCCTTATCTGGAAAACCTCCGCCACACGCTCTCCATTCCCGTGCTTTACGTCACCCACGCGCCGGAGGAAGTGGCGCGCTTCACCGATCATCTCGTGGTCTTGCGCGAGGGACGGGTGATTGGCGCCGGACCGACGCCGGAGACGCTTGCGCGGCTCGACCTGCCGATCGCTCACGAGCGCCGGGCCGGCATCGCCGTCGACGCCACAATCGCCGATATCGACCTGAAATGGCATCTGGCGCTCGCCAAGTTCGACGGCGGCGCGCTGTGGGTCAGCGACACCGGAAAGGCGGTGGGCGAGTGCGTGCGGCTGATGATCCATGCCCGCGACGTCTCGATCGCGCTTGTCGAAAATCCCAAGGTCTCGATTGTCAACCGCGTTCCGGCGACGATCCGCCAGATCAGCCGAAGCGAAGACCCGTCCGTACACGTGATCACGCTCGCAATAGGCAATACGATCATCATGGCCCGCGTGACGGCGCGCTCCTCTTACCTGCTCGACCTGAAGCCAGAAATGAAGGTTTTCGCGCAGATCAAATCCGTGGCGGTCATCAGCTAG
- the modB gene encoding molybdate ABC transporter permease subunit, with the protein MGEAVFLTLKLAAVTTFFLMLFGVPLAWWLARSQRWWKEVVGTIVALPLVLPPTVLGFYLLIALAPQSPLGEAIKAVTGFSLPFTFAGLVVGSVIYSLPFAVQPVRNAFEAIGNDPLEAAATLRAGPFDRFFNVALPLARPGLLTGAILGFAHTVGEFGVVLMIGGNIPGETKVLSVAIYDYVETLQWQKAHILAFGMVAFSFAVILSTMLIERHVRRRFP; encoded by the coding sequence ATGGGGGAAGCCGTATTTCTGACGCTGAAACTGGCGGCCGTCACCACGTTCTTCCTCATGCTCTTCGGCGTGCCGCTCGCCTGGTGGCTGGCGCGGTCGCAGCGGTGGTGGAAGGAAGTGGTCGGCACGATCGTGGCGCTGCCGCTGGTGCTGCCGCCGACGGTGCTCGGCTTCTACCTCCTGATCGCGCTTGCCCCCCAGAGCCCGCTTGGCGAGGCGATCAAGGCGGTAACGGGTTTCTCCCTGCCCTTTACCTTCGCCGGGCTGGTTGTAGGCTCGGTAATCTATTCCCTGCCCTTTGCCGTACAGCCGGTGCGCAACGCCTTCGAGGCAATCGGAAATGATCCTCTGGAGGCGGCGGCAACGCTCAGGGCCGGACCGTTCGACCGGTTCTTCAACGTCGCGCTTCCCCTTGCGCGCCCCGGCCTCTTGACCGGCGCGATCCTCGGCTTTGCCCACACCGTCGGCGAGTTCGGCGTGGTGCTGATGATCGGCGGCAATATTCCAGGCGAAACGAAGGTTCTTTCCGTCGCGATCTATGATTATGTCGAGACGTTGCAGTGGCAGAAGGCTCACATCCTTGCCTTCGGCATGGTGGCCTTCTCCTTTGCCGTCATCCTGTCGACTATGCTGATCGAGCGTCATGTCCGGAGGCGGTTTCCATGA
- a CDS encoding DsbA family protein: MMQRRSLLKGVLAGSGLALSPFGAALAHEPTPQEVFADPNAPVLGNPEGDVTVVEYFDFQCAYCKRDYPMVRDVVAKDGNVRLVMKDWPIFGEVSVYAAQAVQGAAALGEYDTALNALMTAQGRLTHERIETLLTSAGLDFDAIAEAVKANEKKISDLLDRNYHQAEAFQFNGTPSYVIGRMVYPGVLDRIMLESAIAEARSAG, encoded by the coding sequence ATGATGCAAAGACGCAGCCTGCTGAAGGGCGTCCTCGCTGGTTCGGGACTGGCGCTGTCGCCTTTCGGCGCAGCCCTCGCCCACGAACCGACGCCGCAGGAGGTTTTCGCGGACCCGAACGCGCCCGTCCTCGGCAACCCGGAAGGCGACGTTACCGTGGTCGAATATTTCGACTTTCAGTGCGCCTATTGCAAGCGCGACTACCCGATGGTGCGCGACGTCGTGGCAAAGGACGGCAATGTGAGGCTGGTAATGAAGGACTGGCCGATCTTCGGCGAAGTCTCCGTCTATGCTGCCCAGGCTGTTCAGGGCGCGGCGGCGCTCGGCGAATATGACACGGCGCTCAACGCGCTGATGACCGCGCAGGGACGTCTCACGCATGAGCGGATCGAGACGCTTCTGACCTCCGCCGGGCTGGATTTCGACGCCATTGCCGAGGCGGTGAAGGCGAACGAGAAGAAAATCTCCGACCTGCTCGATCGCAACTACCACCAGGCCGAAGCCTTCCAGTTCAACGGCACGCCCTCCTATGTCATCGGCCGCATGGTCTATCCGGGCGTGCTCGACAGGATCATGCTGGAGTCGGCGATCGCCGAGGCGCGATCGGCAGGCTGA
- a CDS encoding ABC transporter permease gives MNTDRAENALLVSPGLLLLALAFFLPIARMLGLSVMAEEGGFTLAHFAQFVSEPYYLGVLWRTIRLSFIITLVSALVGFPLAYIMARTGPRARLWLIIVILLPLMTSVVIRTFGWMVIFERGGIVSGTLYDLGLVKRNFTLMRTETAIVIGMVQVLLPFMTLSILGVITRIDQRLEEAARTMGCNFLQSFRHVVLPLSMPGIAAGSLLAFTLSASSFVTPSLLGGPRLQVLASSIYSSVTQTLDWHFAAAQAVILFLGIALTLIPYFRLTGGRHG, from the coding sequence ATGAACACTGACCGTGCAGAAAACGCGCTCCTGGTTTCGCCCGGGCTTCTGCTGCTGGCGCTCGCCTTCTTTCTCCCGATTGCCCGCATGCTCGGGCTTTCGGTGATGGCCGAGGAGGGGGGCTTCACGCTTGCCCATTTCGCCCAATTTGTCAGCGAGCCATATTATCTCGGCGTCTTGTGGCGCACGATCCGGCTCTCCTTCATCATCACGCTGGTTTCCGCGCTGGTCGGCTTTCCGCTGGCCTATATCATGGCGCGGACGGGACCGCGCGCACGGCTGTGGCTGATCATCGTCATCCTGCTGCCGCTGATGACCAGCGTCGTCATCCGCACCTTCGGCTGGATGGTGATCTTCGAGCGCGGCGGCATCGTTTCCGGCACGCTCTACGATCTCGGCTTGGTCAAGCGCAATTTCACCCTGATGCGGACCGAGACCGCGATCGTCATCGGCATGGTGCAGGTTTTGCTGCCCTTCATGACGCTGTCGATCCTCGGCGTGATCACGCGGATCGACCAGCGGCTGGAAGAGGCCGCGCGCACCATGGGCTGCAATTTTCTCCAGTCCTTCCGTCACGTTGTGCTGCCGCTGTCCATGCCGGGGATTGCCGCCGGCTCGCTGCTCGCCTTCACGCTTTCCGCGAGCTCCTTCGTCACGCCGAGTCTTCTCGGAGGCCCCAGGCTGCAGGTTCTGGCCTCCTCGATATATTCCTCGGTAACGCAGACGCTCGACTGGCATTTCGCCGCTGCTCAGGCGGTCATCCTGTTCCTCGGTATCGCACTGACCCTCATTCCCTATTTCAGGCTCACGGGAGGCCGGCATGGTTAA
- a CDS encoding aminobutyraldehyde dehydrogenase: MSDFETRLFINGRFEAGEGSPETAFEPATGRKLADVASASEAQINRAVEAADAARNGFALTTPRERAKALNAIADKVEGNGELAAIESVNAGKPLRFVVAGELANVADVFRFFASAIRNMPASAAGHYRSSAMMSMMRRDPVGVIAQIAPWNYPLLMAAWKIAPAVAAGNTVVIKPSEHTPLSLLKLAEIIGDLLPTGVINVVLGNGLDVGQKLISHDRVRMISLTGDVRTGRAVLQAAAGPMIKRTHLELGGKAPVIVADDADLDKLVATLREASFYNAGQDCTAACRILVVQSRADELKERLVAMIGDLTYGAPERDDVEFGPVITARHRDRIAGFVERAKAEGGIVLAGGKAPEGDGYFFEPTLVEARAEAEIVQKEVFGPVISLTSVADDKEALAIANASEYGLASSVWSKDSACAARIAGALEYGVTWINTHGVFATEMPHGGMKNSGYGSDLSMQSLLDYTQVRHVMTALD; the protein is encoded by the coding sequence ATGTCGGATTTCGAAACGCGACTTTTCATCAATGGCCGGTTCGAGGCCGGCGAAGGCAGTCCTGAAACCGCGTTCGAGCCCGCGACCGGCCGAAAGCTCGCGGATGTCGCCTCTGCGAGCGAAGCGCAGATCAACCGCGCGGTCGAAGCCGCCGACGCCGCGCGGAACGGCTTTGCGCTGACGACGCCGAGGGAACGGGCAAAAGCCCTCAACGCCATCGCCGACAAGGTGGAAGGCAATGGCGAACTGGCGGCAATCGAATCCGTCAATGCCGGCAAGCCGCTGCGTTTCGTCGTCGCGGGCGAACTGGCCAATGTCGCCGACGTCTTCCGTTTCTTTGCGTCCGCGATCCGCAATATGCCGGCATCGGCCGCCGGTCACTACCGCTCGTCCGCGATGATGAGCATGATGCGGCGCGATCCGGTCGGCGTGATTGCCCAGATCGCGCCGTGGAACTACCCGCTGTTGATGGCGGCGTGGAAGATCGCGCCCGCCGTTGCCGCCGGCAATACGGTGGTGATCAAGCCGTCCGAGCATACGCCGCTCAGCCTGCTGAAGCTTGCCGAAATCATCGGCGATCTCCTGCCGACGGGCGTCATCAATGTCGTGCTCGGCAACGGCCTCGACGTCGGCCAGAAGCTGATCTCGCACGATCGGGTGCGGATGATTTCCCTGACGGGGGATGTCCGCACCGGCCGCGCCGTGCTCCAGGCGGCCGCCGGCCCCATGATCAAGCGCACCCATCTGGAATTGGGCGGCAAGGCGCCGGTGATCGTCGCCGACGATGCCGATCTCGATAAGCTTGTCGCGACGCTGCGCGAGGCGAGTTTCTACAATGCAGGACAGGACTGCACCGCCGCCTGCCGCATCCTCGTCGTCCAGTCGCGCGCTGACGAGTTGAAAGAACGTCTGGTCGCCATGATCGGCGATCTCACCTATGGCGCGCCGGAACGCGACGATGTCGAGTTCGGCCCCGTCATCACCGCCCGCCACCGCGACCGCATTGCCGGTTTTGTCGAGCGCGCGAAAGCCGAGGGCGGCATCGTGCTTGCCGGCGGCAAGGCGCCGGAAGGCGACGGCTATTTCTTTGAGCCGACGCTGGTGGAAGCGCGTGCCGAAGCCGAGATCGTGCAGAAGGAGGTCTTCGGCCCGGTGATTTCGCTCACAAGCGTCGCCGACGACAAGGAAGCGCTCGCCATCGCCAATGCCTCGGAATACGGTCTCGCCTCCTCCGTCTGGTCGAAGGACAGCGCATGTGCGGCGCGCATTGCCGGCGCGCTCGAATACGGCGTCACCTGGATCAACACCCACGGCGTCTTCGCAACCGAGATGCCCCATGGGGGTATGAAGAATTCAGGCTATGGCTCGGATCTCTCCATGCAGTCGCTCCTCGACTATACCCAGGTCCGCCATGTGATGACCGCGCTCGACTGA
- a CDS encoding ABC transporter ATP-binding protein, with translation MSDIHLDRIRKSYGHVEVLHGIDLQLSSGEFVSLLGASGCGKTTLLRTVAGLEAASAGRVVIDHQDVTNLPPERRDIAMMFQSYALLPHLNVYENVRFPLRMRRIGTRAEQDQRVKDALETVQLPHLSDRFPRQLSGGQQQRVALARAIVSNPKVLLLDEPLSNLDARLREDMQVELIEIHRRLGLTTLFVTHDQEEALSLSDRVVLLNAGKVEQEGAPEAIYAEPATEFVSGFIGSANILPATVEAGDAVLEDGQRLALPVSDRPDGPVSVALRQEDLGVAADGGGLKARVRTRVYLGGRNRYVLSLAGQTIRMLTANEIVLKPGEDVMLSIAPDRIRVLDR, from the coding sequence ATGTCAGACATTCATCTCGACCGGATCAGAAAATCCTATGGCCATGTGGAAGTGCTTCACGGCATTGACCTCCAGCTCTCCTCCGGCGAATTCGTCAGCCTCCTGGGCGCTTCGGGCTGCGGCAAGACCACGCTGTTGCGCACCGTCGCCGGGTTGGAAGCGGCGTCTGCCGGGCGCGTGGTCATCGACCATCAGGACGTCACCAACCTGCCGCCGGAGCGCCGGGACATCGCGATGATGTTCCAGTCCTATGCGCTGCTGCCGCATCTCAACGTCTATGAAAACGTCCGTTTTCCCCTGCGCATGCGCCGCATCGGCACGCGCGCCGAACAGGACCAGCGGGTGAAGGACGCGCTTGAGACCGTGCAGTTGCCGCATCTTTCCGACCGTTTCCCGCGCCAGCTTTCCGGCGGCCAGCAGCAGCGCGTGGCCCTTGCCCGCGCCATCGTCTCGAACCCGAAAGTGCTGCTGCTCGACGAGCCGCTTTCCAATCTCGACGCGCGTTTGCGCGAGGACATGCAGGTGGAGCTGATCGAGATCCACCGCCGCCTCGGCCTGACGACGCTGTTCGTCACCCACGACCAGGAGGAGGCCTTGAGCCTTTCCGACCGGGTCGTGTTGCTGAATGCCGGAAAGGTGGAACAGGAAGGGGCGCCGGAGGCGATCTATGCCGAGCCCGCCACCGAATTCGTCTCCGGCTTCATCGGTTCGGCCAATATTCTGCCGGCCACGGTCGAGGCGGGGGATGCGGTTCTGGAAGACGGGCAACGGCTTGCGCTGCCGGTTTCCGACAGGCCGGACGGCCCGGTCTCGGTCGCGCTCCGGCAGGAGGATCTCGGCGTGGCTGCCGATGGCGGGGGTCTGAAGGCCAGGGTCAGGACCCGCGTCTATCTCGGCGGGCGCAACCGCTATGTCCTTTCGCTTGCCGGCCAGACCATCCGCATGCTGACGGCAAACGAGATCGTGCTGAAGCCGGGCGAAGACGTGATGCTTTCCATAGCGCCCGACCGCATCCGCGTTCTTGATCGCTAG
- a CDS encoding DUF3830 family protein — translation MDDRKLYLKFIDADVQGIISLYWENAPETCKAIWGALEKPIQWPATHAMFAGPEIMMGLPEEARNFDPTKLPPENQTILPEPGEMLWFYQPKNFFKNDPSEFWELGMFYGQGGRTFGPTGWISCTYIGKMTENLDAVAEQCKRIRIEGAKRVEVGRLA, via the coding sequence GTGGACGACCGAAAACTCTACCTCAAATTCATAGACGCCGACGTTCAGGGCATAATTTCTCTTTATTGGGAGAATGCGCCGGAGACCTGCAAGGCCATCTGGGGCGCGCTCGAAAAGCCAATCCAGTGGCCGGCGACCCATGCCATGTTCGCGGGTCCCGAGATCATGATGGGCCTGCCTGAGGAAGCGCGCAATTTCGACCCGACGAAACTGCCGCCGGAAAACCAGACGATCCTGCCCGAACCCGGCGAAATGCTGTGGTTCTACCAGCCCAAGAACTTCTTCAAGAACGATCCGTCGGAGTTCTGGGAGCTTGGCATGTTCTATGGGCAAGGCGGGCGTACTTTTGGCCCGACCGGCTGGATTTCCTGCACCTATATCGGAAAAATGACAGAAAACCTTGATGCGGTTGCCGAGCAGTGCAAACGCATCCGCATCGAAGGCGCAAAGCGGGTGGAAGTCGGGCGTCTCGCCTGA
- a CDS encoding LysR family transcriptional regulator, with product MPMRIIDMATFVALARNRHFGRTAQEMNTTQPAISSRLAILEREYACRLVERGDREFRLTPAGEEALIVFQDVLEKLNALRSDLKEGGSDAAYIVRIGAIDSVVATWMPDFIEALSQAMPNLRVELTIEGTRDLVAGLSRGEFDLIFGIEPAIGDNFRSFIICYYEMVWAAAPAVIDEKTTYSVDELSNMPIITFPKGTPPYAYVAPYFQDERVLASKLTSSNSLFAMINLLIGGFGVAAIPSVAIARELENRLLCRVNVAKPFPPMPIVASYQTAVGQNILRAVAEEARKSAAAFCERAASESAWVPPTP from the coding sequence ATGCCCATGCGCATCATCGACATGGCCACCTTCGTTGCCTTGGCACGCAATCGGCATTTCGGCCGGACGGCGCAGGAGATGAACACGACGCAGCCGGCCATTTCCTCGCGTCTCGCCATTCTGGAGCGCGAATATGCCTGCCGGCTGGTGGAGCGCGGCGACCGCGAGTTCCGCCTGACGCCGGCGGGCGAAGAGGCGCTGATCGTGTTTCAGGATGTCCTGGAAAAGCTTAATGCCCTCAGATCCGACCTGAAGGAGGGCGGCAGCGATGCAGCCTATATCGTGCGCATCGGCGCGATCGATTCCGTGGTCGCCACCTGGATGCCGGATTTCATCGAGGCGCTCAGCCAGGCCATGCCCAATCTCAGGGTGGAGCTCACCATCGAGGGCACGCGTGATCTGGTTGCCGGCCTTTCGCGCGGCGAATTCGACCTGATCTTCGGCATCGAGCCGGCGATCGGCGATAATTTCCGCTCCTTCATCATCTGCTATTACGAGATGGTCTGGGCGGCAGCGCCTGCGGTGATCGACGAGAAGACCACCTACAGCGTCGACGAATTGTCGAACATGCCGATCATCACCTTTCCCAAGGGCACGCCGCCCTATGCCTATGTGGCGCCCTATTTTCAGGACGAGCGGGTGCTGGCCTCCAAGCTCACCAGTTCCAACTCTCTTTTTGCCATGATCAATCTTCTGATCGGCGGATTCGGCGTCGCCGCCATTCCCTCCGTCGCGATCGCGCGCGAACTTGAAAATCGGCTGCTTTGCCGCGTGAATGTTGCAAAACCGTTTCCGCCGATGCCGATCGTTGCGAGCTACCAGACCGCCGTCGGCCAGAATATTCTCAGAGCCGTCGCTGAGGAGGCCCGCAAGAGCGCCGCCGCATTCTGCGAACGGGCGGCGTCCGAAAGCGCCTGGGTGCCGCCGACCCCTTGA
- a CDS encoding ABC transporter permease: protein MVKAVPLWLKIATYVFIALIVVLMLAPLIVVVGTSFSANQFIAFPPRDFSLEWYRKVLSSDAYLGSAGLSLAIALLVTLSAVIIGGAAAIAIHRRQLPKSELLGALFLSPLILPTIIYAIGLLMFWSAAFGRVSFVTLWIGHTAITLPYVVRTTLAVLTESDPFIEEAARTMGAGRIQRLFFVVLPQCRPGLAAGAFFAFNISFDEAVLSLFLRTPDLTTLPVQIYGQLEFSPDPSVAAVSTIMIALTVLLILVIDRVLGIGKFASA from the coding sequence ATGGTTAAGGCGGTTCCGCTCTGGCTCAAGATTGCGACCTATGTCTTCATCGCGCTCATCGTCGTGCTGATGCTCGCGCCGCTGATCGTGGTGGTCGGCACGTCCTTTTCCGCCAACCAGTTCATCGCCTTCCCGCCAAGGGATTTCTCGCTGGAATGGTACCGAAAGGTTCTGTCGTCGGATGCCTATCTCGGCTCGGCCGGGCTCAGCCTGGCGATCGCGCTTCTGGTCACGCTTTCGGCCGTCATCATCGGCGGGGCGGCGGCGATCGCGATCCACCGGCGGCAATTGCCGAAATCGGAGCTTCTCGGCGCTCTTTTCCTGTCGCCGCTGATCCTGCCGACGATCATCTATGCCATCGGCCTGTTGATGTTCTGGAGCGCCGCCTTCGGTCGTGTTTCCTTCGTCACGCTCTGGATCGGCCATACGGCGATCACGTTGCCCTATGTGGTGCGCACCACGCTTGCCGTGCTGACGGAATCCGATCCCTTCATCGAGGAGGCGGCGCGCACCATGGGGGCCGGGCGCATCCAGCGTCTCTTCTTCGTGGTGCTGCCGCAATGCCGGCCAGGCCTTGCCGCAGGGGCCTTCTTCGCCTTCAACATATCCTTCGACGAGGCGGTGCTGTCGCTCTTCCTTAGAACGCCGGACCTGACCACGCTGCCGGTACAGATCTACGGCCAGCTCGAATTCAGTCCCGACCCCTCCGTCGCCGCGGTCTCCACGATCATGATCGCGCTTACCGTTCTGCTCATTCTCGTGATCGACCGCGTTCTCGGAATCGGCAAGTTCGCGAGCGCATAG